In Ureibacillus thermophilus, the genomic stretch CAGCATGAAGTGTATAGTAAAGACCATTACCGCATTGGATTGTTAATTATTGAGTAGAGATATGAAGGGTGCCTTTTTATAAAGTGAACATTCTTATTTAAGTAGTACGGCTTAATTCTCGGAAAGGGATTAGGCCATTTTTTTATTTTTAGAGGGAGTGGGGAGAAATAAGGATGAGGCAGTATCCGAACAAAAAAGGGAGGTAAACGCACGAAATGAGGCAAAATACACACCAATAAGGAAGAAGAGACATTAAATGAAGCCGTATCTTCCTCTCCCAATCGAATCCCATCCAAACCGCGCCAAATAAAAAGAGCGAATTTCCACCATTCGCCCTTACTATTTATCCACAATCAAAAGAAATTTCTTAAAACCGCTACCGTTAATACCCCTGCAACCACTGTTTTTGATAAACTTTTCGTCCATAGGGCAATGAAAAGAGTAGGCACGAAAGCAATCGTACTTTCCCAATGCAGCGTGACAAATTTTCCTTCCGTATTGAAAAGCGATTGAAAGACCAACGCACTCAAAATGCAAACAGGAATAAACTGAAGCCACCGCAGCACTACTTTCGGCAACTCAATATTTCGCACTAAAATAAAGGGAATGACCCGGGGAAGCCACGTAACAAATGCGCACCCTAAAATTAATAAAAACATCATGAAAGTTGTCGTCATTTTTCAGTAATCACCCCAATAGTCGCCACAATAATCGTCGTTATAAGCACCGCTAAGTGGCTAGGCATGAAATAAGAAAGAATATATAAAATTCCAAAGACACAACCAATTAATTTTATATAATGCATGAGCTTATTCTTGCTTGCATTGGCTAAATTAAGTACAAGCAGAGCAATAAACATTGCAACTAACGCATAGTCAAGCCCCCAACGTTCCGGATTTGGAATCCAGTTTCCAACGAGTCCCCCAACAACACAAGATGCAATCCATGTCAAATAGGCGGTTAAATTTAAGCCATCCATCCACCGGCCGCCCAGCTGTTTTTCTTTTCCGGCTTTTGTAACGGCAACGCCAAAAGTTTCATCCGTCAAAAGCGACCCAAATCCGACATTGCGCAATGCTGAATAGCGGGTAAAATACGGGGCCACTGTAAGGGACATAAGAAAATGCCTCAAGTTCACAATAAATGTTGTAATGATGATGACGGACATTGGCGCCCCTGCTACATACAAGCCGGCAAAAATGAATTGGGCACTTCCCGCGTACACAAGAGCCGACAGCAAAAAAATTTCCAGAATGGATAGATTCGAAGCGATTCCTACCACACCAAAGGCAAAGCCAATACTGATGTATCCCAGCAAAGTTGGAATGCAATCTTTCATTCCTTGTATAAAAGAATCTTCTGTCGCTGTTTTTGGAATATCCTTCACTTCTTTGATTTCCGTTGTCATACCATTCCCCCCCATCCCTTTGATATTGAAACTTTATGAACGTTCTTTCGTTATACTTCAATGACTAATAATTGTGTACTATAATGATGAAAAATTAGTTTAATTATTACCAATTAATGCTAATTATAGTTATAATAAAATCGTCAGAATATTCTTCTTTTGTTTAATATAGTATACATTTGTCTTTTAAAATAGACAATAGGGTGGAACAAAAATGGAACGAATGAATCGCAATATTGGTATGCAATTAAAAAAAATTCGGAAAGAGCGCAGTTTAAGTTTGGATGATGTGGCAAAAGCTACGGATGTAAGTAAGGCGCAGCTTGCCCAAATTGAAAAAGGGGAAGCGAATCCAACCGTTTCTACGCTATGGAAAATTGCAGCAGGATTAAAAATCTCCTTTTCTTCTCTTTTACAGCCGCCAAAAACCCTTTTCCAAAAATATAGCGTAGACCCTTCGACTTACGTTTCTGAAGAAGACGGAAAATATCGCGTGTACTCTATCATTCCTTATGAGCCTGAACGAGGATGGGAATTTTATAAAATCGAAATGGAACCTGGAGTCATTCATAAGAGCGAACCCCATACAGAAGGAGTAGAGGAAACCGTAACAGTAATTAAAGGAGAAGCGGTTGTTCAATGCGGTGAATTGAAAGATCATTTAGTGGAAGGCGAGACCCTTGTTTTCTCTGCCACTGAACCACATCAGTATGAAAATCCAACTGATGAAGTAACCATTTTACATTTAATTATTCAGTATCGATAGAGGTGGAACTTGTGAGCGAGTGGTTTACCGCTGAAAATATAGAAGCTTTAGAAGCGCAGTACAGAACCTTTGGACCGTTGATTGGGATCCTTTTCCCATTTTTAGAAGCATTTTTGCCGTTTCTACCTCTAGTAGTATTTGTTGTAGCAAATGCAAATTCCCATGGCTTATGGTTCGGGTTTTTATTTTCCTGGATAGGAACCGTATTAGGCTCTTATTCTGTCTTTCTGTTTGTCCGGAAATTTGGAAAAAGACCGAGAGTGCAAAAATTTATCAAATATGAGAAAATGCAAAAACTCATCCGCTGGGTGGATATGAAGGGGATAGCTCCGTTATTTATTCTGCTGTGTTTTCCATTCACTCCATCAGTGCTCGTCAATATTGTCGCAGGGCTATCCAACATAAAGAAAAAAGTGTATTTAGTTGTGTTGATGTCGGGAAAATTCGTCATGATTTTAACGATTAGCTTGCTGGGATACGATATTAGTGAGTTGATCCGAAGCCCGATTCGATTAATTTTTGCCGCTGTTGCCATCTTTTTGTTGTGGATGATTGGAAAACTGATTGAGAAATATTTAAATAATCGGGTAGAAAGGGAATTAAGAGAGGTATCTAAGTTAAGAAAACAAAAAAGGTTGAAAACAACTCATAAAAAATAATTCTGCAAAGGGGGCATCTGAAAAGTCATTCCAAGACGCCCTCTTTGCGGCTTTAGCTAGAGTTTTGCCGCAGATAAATTGCGACGAGGAGGCGCGTTTTGTGACCACCGCAGGGAAAGTGTTTAAGAGAATATTCCTATAAGAAGTAAGGTTGTTTCCGAAAGTGTTCGACTTTCTGGACAGCCTTTTTTATGTCTTCTGCGAAAAATAGATAAAAAAATATACTATAATGAAAATACGATTTTTCATTAAGAAGGAGGAGCAGTATGTCATTACGAATTATCAGCGGACGGGCAGGGACAGGGAAGACCACCTTTATCCATAAGGAAATTGTGGAGGAAGTTAAGGCTAATCCTTTTGGTTCACCTATTTTTTTAATTGTTCCCGACCAAATGTCCTTTTCAACGGAATATCAGTTAACGAATCATTATGGCATACAAGGATTAATCCGCGCGCAAGTGATGACGTTTAAACGATTGTCATGGCATATTTTGCAGGAAACTGGCGGCATTGCGAAAGATAAAGTAGATAAAATTGGATACCGGATGCTCTTAAGACGCTTGCTGGAAGAAAATAAAGATCAATTTTCTTTATTTCGCCAAGCTGCTGATAAGCGCGGATTTACAGAAGAAATTGAAAAGATGATTCGGGAATTTAATCAATTTAATATTGACAGCCAAACGTTGGAAGAAGCCATCAAAACATTTGAACAATCTGATGCTCCCCAAACGTTGATTGCCAAATCAAAAGACTTAAACATTATCCTCCAAAAGCTGGAAGAAATTTTAGGGGATCGTTATATAGAAGGAGACGGGCTTTATCCGTTTTTAATTCAGCAAATGAAAAACTCTGAAAAACTAAAAGATACCCATGTTTATATTGATGGATTTACATTTTTTACGGTACGGGAATTTGAAATTGTGAAACAGTTATTAACTTTAACAAAACGAGTAACCGTTGTTCTTCCTTTTGAAAATGAAAATGATAAAGACAATGAACAAGCGGTGTTTTATCGTGCTTCGTTGATGTACGACAAATTACGACAAGAAGCGGTAAAATTAGGAATCGAAGTGGAACCTCGGATACATATGCAAACCACATATCGCTATCAAAATTTTGATTTGCAGCATATTGAACAGGAGTTTCATCAACCGGTTCCTAAAAAGTTGAGAGCGGAAGGATTTGTTCAAATTATTGAAGGAGCCAATCGCCGCGCGGAAGTTCATGGCATTGCCCGGGAAATAAAAAGATTGGTGCAAGAAGAAGGCGTCCGCTATCGAGATATAGGAATCATGTATCGTCAAGCAGACGTATATGATCCGCTTATTTCGACGATTTTCGCGCAATATGACATTCCGGTATTTACCAATGAGAAGAAACCAATGCTTCATCATCCATTAATTGAATTCAGCCGTTCCATTTTAGAAGTGATTACTTCTAATTGGAAGTATGAACCGATTTTCCGCAGCGTCAAAACAGATTTATTTTTCCCATTGAATTCAGATGTGAAAGAAATGCGGGAGAAAGCGGATGTATTTGAAAACTTCGTCATCGCCCAAGGAATTTATGGGAATCGATGGATGCAGGATGAACGATGGATTTATAAAAAGTATCGCGGATTTGAGTTTGTGACAACGAAGCAAACGGATGAAGAACTTAAGGTGCAAGCAATTATCGATGAAATGAAAGAATATGTTCGGAAGCCTCTATTAAAATTCGAAAGAGAATTAAAGAAAGCGCGCAATGGAAAAGAAATTGCCTTCGCATTATTTTCGTGCATGGATGAATTGCAAGTGTTTGAAAAGCTGCAAGCCTTAAAAGAGAAAGAGATGGAAAAAGGACGGCTGGAAGAGGCGATGGAGCATGACCAGGCTTGGAACGAGTGGGTGAATGTTCTTGAGCAATTTGTTGTGATGTTTGGGGATCAGTCTTTACCCCTTGAGGATGCGGCAAAAATTTTAGATGAAGGGTACGATGCCCTTGCATTCTCTAAAATTCCGCCTGCCATTGATGAAGTGACGGTATCCCAATTGGAATTTTCCCGCTTTGACAATATGAAAGTGGTGTTCGTCATCGGCGTAAATGATGGCGTATATCCAATGCGGATTGACTATGAAGGGCTTATAAATGATATGGACAGGGAATGGTTTTCAAACATTGACATTGAATTGCTACCAACTTCGAAACACCGGTTAATGGAGGAAAACTTCTACATTTACCGTGCCTTTTCTTCCCCGACCCATCGATTATATGTAACCTATTCCGCCAGCGATGAGGAAAGCAAGGCGTTATTGCCATCGTTGTATGTTCAGCGATTGCACAATTTATTCGAAGTCAATGGTGAAAGCACTTTGCCTCATCATCGAATCTTTATTGACCCAATTGAAGAATGGGAGAAGTCGAAAATTTTATCTTACTTAAGACATCCAAGAACATCCCTTGCTTACTTAATGACCCAATTAAAACAGGCGGATGGCTTGAAATTGGATTCAGAATGGAAAGCGCTGAAAGCTTTTTATGAACAAAGCGGGGAATGGAAACCGGTACTTGAGCTTGTGATGAAGCCGCTTAAAGAAAAAAAACATTCTGAACCATTAAAACAGGCATTAACGGAAGAACTGTATGGGGACGAAATGACTTCCAGCGTGTCGCGGATTGAAAAATATTTCAGCTGTCCATTTGCCCATTTTGCAACCTATGGACTTCATTTGCAGGAGCGGCCGGAGTTTCGCTTAGAAACCTTTGAAATGGGAGATTTGTTCCATGAAGCGTTAAAATGGATTTCCATGGAAACGAACCGATTAAATTTGCCGTGGAATAAATTGACGAGGGAACAATGTGCGCACCTTGCCCGGGAAGCGGTGGAGCGCATTGTGCCGGCTTTTTCCCATCAAATTTTATTAAGCAGTTCCCGCTACCGCTATATACAGCGTAAACTGATGCGCATTATTGAGAGAACGATGATCGCCCTTTCCCAACATGCGAAAAGCTCCTTCTTTAAACCGATTGCGGTGGAGGCAGCTTTTGGTCCGAAAGAACAATTGCCGCCTCTCGAAATTCCTTTAAAAGGCGGCCGGAGAATGAAACTTAGAGGTCGCATTGACCGGATTGACCATGCAAAGGTGGGCGAAAAATCGTATTTGCGCGTTATTGACTATAAATCTTCTGGCAGAGATTTAGATTTGAATGAAGTATATTATGGCATTTCATTGCAATTATTGACCTATTTGGATGTGGCGGTGGAAAATTCGTTCATCTTATTGAAAGAATCCGCCTTGCCAGCGGGTGTTCTTTACGTTCATGTTCAAAATCCTCTATTAAAAGTGGAGAAAGAATTGAATGATTTAGAGTTTGAGGAAGAACGGCTGAAAATGTTCAAAATGAAAGGGTTGCTTGCAGAAGATCAAGAGGCTGTCATTGCCATGGATGAACGCTTAGAAGAAGATGGCAAGTCAATTATTATTCCTGCATCCTTTACGAAGAAGCAGGAGTTTGCCAAAACGTCAAAAGTTGTACCGCCGGATGCAATGCAAGATTTGCGCAAATTCGTCCGCAGAAAACATCAAGAAGCTGGGGAATCCATTTTAAGTGGAGATACATCTATTCGACCATTTAAATTAAAAGATAAAACAGCTTGCGATTATTGCCAGTTTAAGTCGGTTTGCCAATTTGATCCTGCAGAGGATGCGTACTTGCGTCTTGAGGTAGATAAAATGCCAAACGTGATTGAAAAAATTCGAAGGGAGTTGAAGGAAGATGAATCCGATTCCTATTAAACCAAAAGATGCCACATGGACAGACGAGCAATGGAAAGCGATTTGGGCAACAGGGCAGGATATTCTTGTTTCTGCGGCGGCTGGGTCAGGAAAAACGGCGGTGCTTATCAACCGGATGATCGAAAAGGTCATTGCGAAAGAAAATCCGATTAATGTGGACGAGCTGCTTGTGGTGACCTTTACAAACGCTGCTGCGGCAGAAATGCGCCATCGACTTGCAAAGGCACTGGAAAAGGAAATCGCAAAAGACCCGCACAATGCCCACTTGCGAAAGCAGCTGAGCCTTGTCAACAAAGCCCAAATTTCCACATTGCACTCCTTTTGCTTATCTATCGTTCGGCAATATGCCTATTTGATTGATATTGACCCGGGATTCCGCATTGCCAGTGAAGGGGAAGTTTCGCTTTTGCGGGATGATGTGTTAAAAGACGTCATGGAAGAAGCGTACAGCGCCGAAGATGAAGCAGAAGCCGCTCGCATTTACCGGTTAGTGGACAGCTTCACCTCCGACCGGGATGACCAGGAAATTGAAAAGTTGATAGAGCAATTATATGACAATGCGCGTGTTCATCCGGCACCGGAAAAATGGCTTCATTCCCTTGTGGAGCAATATCAGCTTTCTGAGGACGTAACGGTGGATGATTTACCTTTCATCAATTATGTGAAAAATTCCATTGCATTTCAGTTGGAAGAAGCTCGGTCGCACCTTTTAGCGGTGAGAAAGTATGCTTTAATGCCAGATGGGCCGCATGCCTACGGAGAAACAGTGGAATTGGATTTGGCCCTTATTCAAGAGGCATTGCGGCGCATCCGTTCTTCTTGGCAAGAAGCTTATGAATTTTTTGCTGTGTTAAAATGGGAAACCCTTGCGCGGATGCCGAAAGATTCCTGCGATGAAGAATTGAAAAAGAAAGCGCAAGAGAAACGGAATAAAGCAAAAGAAATTGTAAAAAAAATTCAAGAAACGTATTTTGTGCGGAAACCAGAGCGCCTGATTCAAGAAATCCGTCTGATGGCTCCAACGATTGAAACATTGGTGGAACTTACGCTGAAATTTGGCGAAAAGTTTAAACGGGCGAAATTGGAAAAAGGCATTTTAGATTTTTCAGACCTTGAACATTATGCCCTCGACATTTTAACGGTGGAAGAAAACGGAGAAATGAAACCCTCCCCTGTTGCTTTAGAATTCCAAGGGCGGTTTAAAGAAGTGCTTGTGGATGAATACCAAGATACGAATATGTTGCAAGAGACAATTTTACAGCTTGTAAAAAGCGGCGATGAAAGCAACGGGAATCTATTTATGGTAGGGGATGTGAAGCAGTCAATTTACCGCTTCCGTCTAGCGGAACCAATGCTCTTTTTGCATAAGTATTTAACTTTTGAAGAAGAGCCGAAAACAAGTGGGCTAAAAATTGATTTAAACGCCAATTTCCGCAGCAGGAAAGAAGTCCTTTATGGAACGAACTATATTTTCGAACAAGTGATGGGCGAAAAAGTAGGAGAAATTTCTTATGATGAGAAAGCCGCATTAAAACCGAGTGCGCCGTACAATGAATTAGATATGCCGGTGGAGTTGGCCATTATACATGAGGAACAGCCGGATGCTTCATCGGAAAATGAAGAAGATGAAGATTTCGATCAAATCATGGAAGAAGAAATGAAAAAATCTCAACAAGAAGCCCGCTTTATTATTCAACGCATCAAGGAGCTAATGGAATCGGGGGCGACTGTCTATGATACGAAACAAAAAGATCAAAAAAAGCGCATCCGTCCATTAAAGTACAGCGATATTGTCATCCTTATGCGATCTATGACATGGTCCGGCGATATTATTGAAGAATTTAAAAAGGCCAATATTCCGTTATATGCGGAAAGTTCCAAAGGCTATTTTGAAGCGTTGGAAGTCATGATCATGATGAATTTATTAAAAGTCATCGACAATCCATATCAAGACATTCCTTTGGCATCCGTTTTACGGGCTCCCTTTGTGGGACTGAAGGAAAATGAATTGGCACTCATTCGTTTAACCGACAAAAATGCGCCTTTTTATGAAGCGGTGAAAAAATTTGTGGAAAACGAGCAATCAGGGCTTGAAGCTGAAACGCAGGCAAAGCTTGAGAAGTTTTTGCAGCAGCTTGACGTATGGAGGGATTTGGCTCGCCGCGGCAGCCTTTCTGATTTAATTTGGAAAATTTATTTAGACACCCATTATTATGAAATGGTTGGAGCCATGTCAAACGGCAAACAGCGGCAAGCCAATTTGCGTGCGCTCCATGACCGGGCATTAACCTTTGAAAAATCTTCCTATCGTGGATTATTCCGATTTTTGCGTTTCATTGATCGAATGAAAGCGCGTGGGGAAGATTTAGGCGTCGCCAAGTCCATTGGGGAGAAGGATGATGTGGTGCGTTTAGTGACGATTCACTCCTCCAAAGGGCTTGAGTATCCAGTGGTGTTTGTGGCGGGACTAGGCAATCGTTTTAATTTAAGAGATTTTAATGAACCTTATTTATTTGACCAAAATTTTGGCCTTGCTGTAAAAGCCATCGATCCGGATAACCGAATCATGTACACTTCTTTGCCGTTTTTTGCCATCAAAGAAAAGAAAAAATTGGAATTAATTGCAGAGGAAATGCGGATTTTATATGTGGCGATGACTCGGGCGAAAGAACGGCTGATTCTCGTCGGTTCTGTGAAAGATTGGGAAAAAGCGATGCAAGCTTGGTGTGAAATGCAAAGTTTGCCTCCGGATGAAATGCTACCAGATTATGTGAGAGCACGGGCGAGAAGCTATCTTGATTGGATTGGTCCGGCCATCGCAAGACATAAAGTTTTTAAAGAATATAGTCATGGGGATTATGTACCGTTAGAACATCCATCCACATGGAAAATAATGGTTATTTCTAATGGGACATTCATGAAAAAATCCATTGATGAGGAAGAAACAGCAAACGAAGAAATGATGGAAGATGTGGATGAAACATTGCTGGAAGAATTGAATCGCCGCTTTACTTACGTCTATCCATTTGAACGGGCGACGAAGAAAAAATCAAAAACAAGCGTATCCGAAATGAAGCGAGTTGAAAATTTGCAGCATGAGGAAGAAGCGGAATATATAAGGATGATCATTAAAAATCGCAATAAATCCCTCGTTAAACGTCCGGCATTTATGCAGGAAAAACAAATTTCTGCAGCAGAAATCGGAACGGCGATGCATACTGTGATGCAGCATGTGCCGCAAAAAGGATTTGAAAATACAGAAGAAGCGCAGCATTTTCTTGATGAGCTTGTCGAAAAGCAATTAATCACAGAAGAAGAACGGAAAGCCATCGAACTCGAAAAACTGCTTCATTTCTTTCAAACACCGATTGGAAAACGATTTAGCAGTGCGAAACAATTGAATCGAGAACTGCCTTTTACCTTAAGTGTGAAGGATGCAGACGGCGATTCCCAAATCATTCAAGGGATTGTCGATTGCTTGATGCAAGATGAAGAAGGAAAATGGGTGCTTCTTGATTACAAAACAGATAAAATCTTGCCTTCTTTTGCGGAAGAAAAGGCATTGATTCAGGAAATGACTAAGCGCTACGGGGTGCAAATCCGCCTATATACAGAAGCGGTGGAGAAGATTTTGCAAATTCAAGTAGATGAAAAAGTTCTTTACTTGTTCGATGCAGGGAAAGCGGTGCCGTTACAGTCGTTAGGTTGAAACAAAATTTGGCGGTTTTTCTTGTAAGTACATTGGGAAAATGATAGTTTTATGGTATTTAGGAGGTCGAATGAAATGTTTCAACCAACGACTTTGAATGAAAGAATCCAAACGCTCGATATCATCCGGGGCGTGAGTTTGCTCGGCATTTTGCTTGTCAATATATTTGCCTTTTCCCTGCCCCTTCCTCATGTGCAGGATTTAAACAGTTGGTTTACGGATATTCATGACCAGTTGAATTATCAAAAGCTTGATATATATGTACAAGGCAGCTTTTATCCTTTGTTTTCAATGCTTTTTGGATATGGGTTGGCCATGCAGTACATGAAGGCACAGCAGCGAACAGGGGCGAAGTTTTATTCTTTCGCCGCAAAACGCCTTCTTATCCTCATGATGATCGGACTTATGCATGCTTTTCTTCTTTGGTGGGGCGACATCATTACACTGTACGCAGTTTTCGGATTATTTGTAATTTTATTGTTGCGGTTCTCAAGCGGCTTGCTTCTCTCCGTTGCATTGATTTTAAATGGATTTTTCCATGTCTTAATCATCTTGCTTTATGCAATGTCAGGGATTGCAACAAGTGAATATGAAACTTTTGTTGATATCAGTGCAATCGAAAATGCCATCACCGCTTACGGCGTTGGAACATGGACAGATGCATTTCTTCAACGTTTGCAAGATTTATCGGTGCAGATGTCTCCTGCCATGTGGGTGAGTGCAGTGTTTACAATCTTTCCTTATATGTTGGTTGGAGCGGCAGCGGCAAAGTGGCGTTTAGTAGAACGGGCGAAGGAATTAAAAGGGTTGTGGATTTTCCTTGCCGTATTTTGCATTGCCGTAGGGCTTTTCCTTAAAAGCTTCCCATTCCATGCAACTCGGACTTATTTATGGGAGTATATTCGTGTATATGTGGGAGGGCCGATGCTTGCTGTCGGATATGCATCCCTTATTGCCGTCCTCTGCCTCATCCCCTTTGTACCGAAATTATTAAGTCCAATTGCGAAAGCCGGCCGCATGTCTTTAACCCTATATATCATGCAGTCCATCATTTGTACGCTTTTATTTTACCATTATGGTTTTGGCCTTTACGGAAAAGTGGATGTAGTGATGGGGATTGTGATAGCCATCAGCATTTATATAGTTCAGGCCGCTTTTGCGGAAATATGGTTTATAAAGTTCCGCCAAGGTCCGCTGGAGTATATTGTCAAGCGGCTGGCTTATGGAAAAACATTAAAGAAAGTTGAGCCATAACTCTTTTTTTCATGTAATATTGTATTAATACTAGAATTACAATTTGTGAAAATGAAAAGGGGCTATTACTAATGAAAATTTTATCCTTCAAATTCAATCATCAAGTAAAATTCGGTCCAAAGGTAAAAAAAGAGGAAGCTGTTTGGGATGTGTTGGCGATTCAATCAGCTTTTCAAGTGTTCCCATCTTTCCCGCAAACGATTATTGAAGGAATTGCATTAGGGTATGATTTTGTTGAAAAGATTCGAAGATTAGTAGAAGTAGCGGAAAAATCCGATCAAGCGGAAAATTTCAAATTATCCTTTCATGAAGTAGAGTGGCTGGCACCAATTCCGAGAACGCCGAAAAATATTATTTGTGTAGCGAAAAACTATGATGAACATGCAAAGGAAATGGGAGGAGAAGCTGCGCCATCCGAATTAGTCATTTTCACAAAATCTCCGACGACAATTGCTGCTGCCAATCAAGTGCTGCCAATCCATGCAGACAAAACCAACTCCCTTGACTATGAAGGAGAACTAGCGGTTGTCATCGGGAAAACGGGAAAAAACATTCCTGTAAATTTAGCCTATGATTATATTTTCGGCTACACGATTGCCAATGATATTA encodes the following:
- a CDS encoding TVP38/TMEM64 family protein, which codes for MSEWFTAENIEALEAQYRTFGPLIGILFPFLEAFLPFLPLVVFVVANANSHGLWFGFLFSWIGTVLGSYSVFLFVRKFGKRPRVQKFIKYEKMQKLIRWVDMKGIAPLFILLCFPFTPSVLVNIVAGLSNIKKKVYLVVLMSGKFVMILTISLLGYDISELIRSPIRLIFAAVAIFLLWMIGKLIEKYLNNRVERELREVSKLRKQKRLKTTHKK
- a CDS encoding helix-turn-helix domain-containing protein, which gives rise to MERMNRNIGMQLKKIRKERSLSLDDVAKATDVSKAQLAQIEKGEANPTVSTLWKIAAGLKISFSSLLQPPKTLFQKYSVDPSTYVSEEDGKYRVYSIIPYEPERGWEFYKIEMEPGVIHKSEPHTEGVEETVTVIKGEAVVQCGELKDHLVEGETLVFSATEPHQYENPTDEVTILHLIIQYR
- the addB gene encoding helicase-exonuclease AddAB subunit AddB, whose product is MSLRIISGRAGTGKTTFIHKEIVEEVKANPFGSPIFLIVPDQMSFSTEYQLTNHYGIQGLIRAQVMTFKRLSWHILQETGGIAKDKVDKIGYRMLLRRLLEENKDQFSLFRQAADKRGFTEEIEKMIREFNQFNIDSQTLEEAIKTFEQSDAPQTLIAKSKDLNIILQKLEEILGDRYIEGDGLYPFLIQQMKNSEKLKDTHVYIDGFTFFTVREFEIVKQLLTLTKRVTVVLPFENENDKDNEQAVFYRASLMYDKLRQEAVKLGIEVEPRIHMQTTYRYQNFDLQHIEQEFHQPVPKKLRAEGFVQIIEGANRRAEVHGIAREIKRLVQEEGVRYRDIGIMYRQADVYDPLISTIFAQYDIPVFTNEKKPMLHHPLIEFSRSILEVITSNWKYEPIFRSVKTDLFFPLNSDVKEMREKADVFENFVIAQGIYGNRWMQDERWIYKKYRGFEFVTTKQTDEELKVQAIIDEMKEYVRKPLLKFERELKKARNGKEIAFALFSCMDELQVFEKLQALKEKEMEKGRLEEAMEHDQAWNEWVNVLEQFVVMFGDQSLPLEDAAKILDEGYDALAFSKIPPAIDEVTVSQLEFSRFDNMKVVFVIGVNDGVYPMRIDYEGLINDMDREWFSNIDIELLPTSKHRLMEENFYIYRAFSSPTHRLYVTYSASDEESKALLPSLYVQRLHNLFEVNGESTLPHHRIFIDPIEEWEKSKILSYLRHPRTSLAYLMTQLKQADGLKLDSEWKALKAFYEQSGEWKPVLELVMKPLKEKKHSEPLKQALTEELYGDEMTSSVSRIEKYFSCPFAHFATYGLHLQERPEFRLETFEMGDLFHEALKWISMETNRLNLPWNKLTREQCAHLAREAVERIVPAFSHQILLSSSRYRYIQRKLMRIIERTMIALSQHAKSSFFKPIAVEAAFGPKEQLPPLEIPLKGGRRMKLRGRIDRIDHAKVGEKSYLRVIDYKSSGRDLDLNEVYYGISLQLLTYLDVAVENSFILLKESALPAGVLYVHVQNPLLKVEKELNDLEFEEERLKMFKMKGLLAEDQEAVIAMDERLEEDGKSIIIPASFTKKQEFAKTSKVVPPDAMQDLRKFVRRKHQEAGESILSGDTSIRPFKLKDKTACDYCQFKSVCQFDPAEDAYLRLEVDKMPNVIEKIRRELKEDESDSY
- a CDS encoding AzlC family ABC transporter permease — encoded protein: MTTEIKEVKDIPKTATEDSFIQGMKDCIPTLLGYISIGFAFGVVGIASNLSILEIFLLSALVYAGSAQFIFAGLYVAGAPMSVIIITTFIVNLRHFLMSLTVAPYFTRYSALRNVGFGSLLTDETFGVAVTKAGKEKQLGGRWMDGLNLTAYLTWIASCVVGGLVGNWIPNPERWGLDYALVAMFIALLVLNLANASKNKLMHYIKLIGCVFGILYILSYFMPSHLAVLITTIIVATIGVITEK
- a CDS encoding AzlD domain-containing protein, yielding MTTTFMMFLLILGCAFVTWLPRVIPFILVRNIELPKVVLRWLQFIPVCILSALVFQSLFNTEGKFVTLHWESTIAFVPTLFIALWTKSLSKTVVAGVLTVAVLRNFF
- the addA gene encoding helicase-exonuclease AddAB subunit AddA; translation: MNPIPIKPKDATWTDEQWKAIWATGQDILVSAAAGSGKTAVLINRMIEKVIAKENPINVDELLVVTFTNAAAAEMRHRLAKALEKEIAKDPHNAHLRKQLSLVNKAQISTLHSFCLSIVRQYAYLIDIDPGFRIASEGEVSLLRDDVLKDVMEEAYSAEDEAEAARIYRLVDSFTSDRDDQEIEKLIEQLYDNARVHPAPEKWLHSLVEQYQLSEDVTVDDLPFINYVKNSIAFQLEEARSHLLAVRKYALMPDGPHAYGETVELDLALIQEALRRIRSSWQEAYEFFAVLKWETLARMPKDSCDEELKKKAQEKRNKAKEIVKKIQETYFVRKPERLIQEIRLMAPTIETLVELTLKFGEKFKRAKLEKGILDFSDLEHYALDILTVEENGEMKPSPVALEFQGRFKEVLVDEYQDTNMLQETILQLVKSGDESNGNLFMVGDVKQSIYRFRLAEPMLFLHKYLTFEEEPKTSGLKIDLNANFRSRKEVLYGTNYIFEQVMGEKVGEISYDEKAALKPSAPYNELDMPVELAIIHEEQPDASSENEEDEDFDQIMEEEMKKSQQEARFIIQRIKELMESGATVYDTKQKDQKKRIRPLKYSDIVILMRSMTWSGDIIEEFKKANIPLYAESSKGYFEALEVMIMMNLLKVIDNPYQDIPLASVLRAPFVGLKENELALIRLTDKNAPFYEAVKKFVENEQSGLEAETQAKLEKFLQQLDVWRDLARRGSLSDLIWKIYLDTHYYEMVGAMSNGKQRQANLRALHDRALTFEKSSYRGLFRFLRFIDRMKARGEDLGVAKSIGEKDDVVRLVTIHSSKGLEYPVVFVAGLGNRFNLRDFNEPYLFDQNFGLAVKAIDPDNRIMYTSLPFFAIKEKKKLELIAEEMRILYVAMTRAKERLILVGSVKDWEKAMQAWCEMQSLPPDEMLPDYVRARARSYLDWIGPAIARHKVFKEYSHGDYVPLEHPSTWKIMVISNGTFMKKSIDEEETANEEMMEDVDETLLEELNRRFTYVYPFERATKKKSKTSVSEMKRVENLQHEEEAEYIRMIIKNRNKSLVKRPAFMQEKQISAAEIGTAMHTVMQHVPQKGFENTEEAQHFLDELVEKQLITEEERKAIELEKLLHFFQTPIGKRFSSAKQLNRELPFTLSVKDADGDSQIIQGIVDCLMQDEEGKWVLLDYKTDKILPSFAEEKALIQEMTKRYGVQIRLYTEAVEKILQIQVDEKVLYLFDAGKAVPLQSLG